The following DNA comes from Metopolophium dirhodum isolate CAU chromosome 8, ASM1992520v1, whole genome shotgun sequence.
actttttaaaaattgtataaataatgggAAAAAAAAAAGCTTTTGGCTAATTATCTGACTCTACTTAATTGAAGCGTTTAAACACCCAAGATCTTTTTCAATAAATTGCGGTTATAAACATACTAAAGATGTTGGATAAACAGTGGTTATTATTTCTtgcaatagtataattttattatgaatacttatttaaaaaataatattaccttattaTCTTAAagaatttactttttacttttggtttccataatataacgtttaagataaaaacttaaaacacatTGTTTCAATTGTTTAAGATAATTTGATTATTGTATCACATAAAAATAAggtttaatattaggtatattgttttattatttgctctactatattgtaatattatcttactaatatcattaacaaaaaatatttccaaaagaAATCTTTATTAGATTTAGACCCAGTGCTTGAATTCCAGTccttctttataaaaaaatatatatgtgtaccCCTCTTAATTATATCcttatcaataatacatttaaatattcaagtacaaattttttttggtactCGTATAGTATGCTCCAACCAAACAACTTTAAGGGCCTGTGGTACCATCTACGGTTACACTTTGATTACGCTTAATCAGCTATAACAGATTTTATAACCGGGAAAATTTGGCCAATTAAACTTCGGTTAACTTTAATCAGAGATGGTACAACTGGCCCTAAGTGTGTCTACCTTATTTTACCTActgataactaaaaattaattaaactaatatttagcTATTAAAGTATTGTATGacagttatattatgttgtttattttaataacacaaGTCACTGGATAAAACTTTCCAGTGATAAGATCAAATAcaaatgtaacatattataatataagagcaAGTATAACAGGTAGGTTAGGGTATGGATGTCATATTTTCCAGTAGGTAGCATACTACACGACTAGTCTTTTTTTTACACCTTAACATCCTCCTAATTTGTTCCAGATTCAAGCACTGTTTAGATCTAagctttaaatatttctttgatgcaagtaatttcttattattgaCAAGCTTCAAATTACTTACTGTTTTCTACATCCAGAAATGTTTTCCTATTTGATGGTCGATACTGTAAGGTGAGGTCCatagttattttcatttgtCGATTAATTTCTTCTTTCACTTTTTCTATTTCGTCAAAAAGAACAGATTCCATTTCACGATCCAAAGAGTCTAATAATAAGCCTAGTTGCTCTTCTGTTGAATAATACCAACATTCTCCAGTCTCTTCATTTTCACTATGTTAATAGACAAATTATGTTAgtagatataaaattaataatattagtacactTACATGAAAATTCGTCTAACTAGAAACCAATATTTACGACCATGTCGATCATAAGCTAAGTGGTCCTGACGGGATGATAAACCAGATTTCTCATCGTCAGGTATACAATCAGATACACCAATGACTTTATGCTCTTTGCATAAATTACACTGCCAATCTTCTGTAGGAACATCATGTAAAGGAGGCTCAGCACATTCTAAATGAAACACAGCAGGACATGTCTCACAACATAAAAGGTCTCCCACTTTATGGCACACTCGACAATGATCATCATATTGAAAACTGTGGcctaaacaatttttgtttgattaatttttaaatgctttgaaaaatttatttatataattgtaagtaCCTTCATGAATAAAATCTTCTCGAATAAGAGTAGAGGTTAAAAATTGATCAGTTAAAAATTGCAGTACAGATAATCTATTTTTGATGTTCGTAAATGGATATTCATCGccattattaaatacttttagaaCTTGTGGATCAAATGATTTATCAGACTCAATATATTCTCGTAATACTTCAGGCCACGTAAAAgtatccataaaatataatacgctaTTGATACTATCTTTTTGATCAACAGCACCATAATGAGTCTGTTGTAAGTCTTCTTCACGTAATATTGCTTTTAACAGCATTATATGAACTTCTGCCAACAGGTAGCTTTGCTCTTCATAAACAAGAGCTGCACAAAAATCTTCAAATCGAAATGGTGACAATCGCACCTACaacaaaacatgtttaaaaaatgactTGGAATGGAGATAAAACTACCTTGTAATATAAATGCAATATACCTGGCTTTTGAACCGTCTCAACACTTCATAGACACTCAAAGCTTGCATGATGTGTTCAGTAGGCACTAGGAGATCTTCTGAGGATTTAGGTAACTCCAATTTAGGTATTTCTTCACCCCTGAGCCACAGCGGCTCGGGACTGGGGTTCCTGATGTAGGAGACATTGCTTTTACGTGCACGACTGGCAACAGAAAAGCCAGATACGGAGAAATCACTGTCACTAACATCATCAACAGCGTCTTCAACATTAGTGTCAGACTGTTCACTCTCGGACGGGTCTTCGCTCTTTTCGGACTCATCAAAGTCAGAACCGTAATGGTAATCGTGACTTTTGTCAACAGTGGACTTTTTAGTTTTCTTCTTCTTGCTGGTCGACGGACGCGGTGCCCTGGGTTTTGGCACGGCTGGCGTCTTGGGTGTCTTGGGTGTCTTGGACTTCTGGTTGGACCGCCGTGTGTTGCGCGATGGCGTTTCGACAACCACTGCGGCGCGAGCTGCGACAGACGCCGAGGCGCTACGTCTCGAAGCCACAGACCGTCCAGGTGCGGGAGGCGATTGGACAACAACGTCCACAGTCTCGAGATTCTGCAGGTATTTGGGTTTTTTCAGCAAGTGCATCTGAAACTTGGGCTTGTCCGATCCCGGGGTTTTCGGAGGACGGCCCCTGCGTTTCGGCCTGCCGGACATGGTCCGTGTCGTTATcactacaacaacaacaacaaccgtCACTGGCGACCGTTATTCGGCGGCGGATGTTCACTGACGATAACCGAACCGTCGAGTTAACAACAAAACGATATGGTCCAGCGTAGTCGGCCGCGACACACGGCACCCCGAGCACAAACTGTACGTCGACGATCACCACGGTTGTCTTGCGAAGGGTTTGTACCGATTACCAACAGGCAACAACGATGGAAATGATAGGTTGCGTGATATTGTTGTGCCCGCGATCCGTGGACACAAAATCGCGCGCACACGCACAGCTGTGTCGTAGTCGCGGGTAGGCCTGCAGCAGTGCGTGTGCGATGTCGGTGAGcgcgcgaaaaaaaaaaaaaacggacgTTAACGGGCCAACGGCGGGTGCCGAGACGCGGTCAGGTGACCTTCGTGGGGCTCCGAACTCGTTCGCATCGCAAATTACCGTGTTACGTACCGCCGTAACGAAAACACTATTATCACACACTGCAGTCGTGTGGTCGGCCGCGGCGGTTCGCTTCGCTTGCAAGTCGCTGTCGTGGTCGGCAGTCGCCTGGCGGGCACGCGCTGTCAAGTAACCGTTcgtaaacaaaacaaaacgacACGACGGGAAGAAAAAACGAAacgaaaataaaagaaaaaacgggcacggaataatattaaataacaataatagtaataatcatGGCAATAATAACGTCGTTGTGGTGTTATTCTTCGATAGTGTCGTCTCACTCGCTCCCGTCGCCTGGAGACGGTGTTGCTGTGAGAGACAGAATTGGCCGAGCGGGTGAAACGCGACGCGTCCCGCGACCTCCTCCGTTCGACACGTTTTGCCATGAACTCTCGCCGCCGCGGCAGCTGCAGCCTTCCTCCCGCTCCCATTGGTCGGCCGCCTCGCGCTTTCTATCACGGCCGTTGATAGTCATCGCGCGGCCACCGTCCCGTTTGCCCGGCCACTCAATGTGGCCACCGATTTAATGAGGTGGCCGGTCTTGTGGTCCTGCCGTCTCCAGAAACGACAGCCTCTGAGGGCCACCGCAGCAAAGACTCGTTTACTTTTAAACGGTCAGCCACTTTTGGTTGGTCACACTGTCTGCCCTTATCACCGACGGCTGGTGTTTggatataaaactatataaatatatgatatctATGGCCGCATCAGCTGCTAGCTTACGACCCATTTAACGACAGAACTACGGAATTCCGAATTTGGAATTGCAATTATCACGGAAAACCAGACTCGATTCTATAGCGGTTCCGCAGCACCACTTATATTTTTGATCGTAATCTGCTTTTTATTCTATCCGTCAGCCGAATTTCACAATCATGTACAAGCTGAAACCGGTGGTCCCAGTACCTATGTTGATTGAGAACACATGCCGCATGTACAAACTCAAAGACTTACAACAAATGTCGTTCTCCGGAGTGCCGATGAGCAACAAGTCTGACGAGGTTAGTTTCATGGCCGTTTTCCACTTATCTGCTAGGTTTTGACAATCCGTAAACCGCTTGCTAGTTGTTTGTCTTCCGACATTTGGATGGAAACGCTCAACTCTCCTGTGGCCGGTTTGAGGAGTCAACGCCCGGttcatagataaaatatatagtaaacttACCATTTTGTCGATAGTCCCGCGGTTTCGAAAAGAAAATGTTTGCGAGAATCGCTAACCTCGTCATGACGGTGTCGCGAAATTTACGTCTGCGAGGTGACATCAAGACGTTGTTACAACAGTATAACTCAATAGTTAATGATGATCATATAGATTGATTGTTCTGAGGTTCTGACAAAATTATTTCTTATCATACTTAGAAGATACCAACAACGTTActtgattcaaaaaaaaaaattctctgcTTGATCACCTAAACGCACGTGTATGATAATGGGTCGGTGTTACTCAGAATTCATTATTTACCACTAAAGTCGTGTTAATGTTTTTCAACATTCAACATTGTTATTCCAATTTTATTCCGCCTATATGCATGGGCAATCATCCGACAACGGGGTTTCCGATTATTTCGAGCTTTGGGAcagtttcttaaaaattatatttttttctaagactAGAAACAGaatcagatgaataaaaaagtttaaataatactcGTCCACTAGTGAAAAACCAATTCTTATCAACAATATTGAGCACTGCACACAGTACATACCTATAAAGTTGTATAGTTATAGCCAATAGTTtctttaagtatttattttgattgattatttttgtcacttattacaatttttacttgATTTTGTAGCAGGACATAAGTGATGAAACTCAATTATCAGATCAAGAAATCCAAGTActtttagaaaaacaaaatgaagTTCTCAAAATATTAGAACAGCTTGAACTAAGATTAAGTAAATTAGATGTTAAATTCCCTGATGCAAAGGACAGCATACCCATTTCAGAAAAACAACAATCAACTCAGTGTAATGTTAATAAAGAACACAAAAGCAGTTCTAAGCCTGTAATCAATAATGACATTACAAATCTGATAaaagtaagaaaataaaaattggtattaatatagtaactactaactaattatagtacctaactaaacatttttgtagAATGATACAGTAGTGTTTGCCGATCCAGAAGATCCACCCTATTCTCTATTAGCTTTACCAATCTTGTGGCCAGCAGTTGCATGGGATATTTCTTATCATGTGCATTCATCCGTGTTGAAAGATTTGGAGGCATTAGGAACCATTAAAGCATTCAAGAATGTGACTTGTAAAGACAGCAATAGCATTGTTAAAGTCTTTGTAATATGGCAACACAGTTAGTTaacaattaaattagttaaatatttataaatattctaatttttttttttttttttagttaagccTAGTCCTAAAGTGGTCAGGTCACCAACGGATGTGTCAATTGGTGAAGTGTCATTGTTGAGGACATTCAATCAATATCTGGCCACTCAACCACTGGCTGTTGCTGATCAAAAAAAATCTGACAAggttttagatttaataaacgAAATTGGTTACTCATCAAATGATCGAACTACAGAACTACACAACCTGATCATGGATTCGAATACTAAATTGGACAttacaaatattgttatatggtCTCTGTTGTACAAAAAAAGTGAACAACCATCAAAGATAGAAAAATGGTTATCACactttacaaaaattatagttgtctgaaaaattgtttataaaaaataaaatatttatgtgcaTAAAGCATTATTGTTAATACAGTTAAACCTTATTTAAATCAGAATGTATCAATACTATGATACTATAGACTCTTTCTAACTATGATAGAGCTTTAACATTGTATagatttgtatagttaaatataaaattagttataatacctaATCATTAATAGTAGGGCTAGGATTTCGatgcatttgaaatattttttctagaaTAATTGACTTCATGCTTTCCAAGAAACAAATGTGTTTCATGTACACACTATGCTAACAACAGACATTGTTTTGTGGtaccatttttttacatttttcaaggtttaaagtaatttttaacctatatttagttatattatgaaaaacatatatataaatatacataatattgtactaaaacAACATTTTGGTAATCTGGTTTATAAGTGAAATGATCcacaaatttgtcttaatatCTAGGACAGGTGAATCGATAACCATAGATgagttttaacaaaaatgaaagATTTGTTTGAGCTCCTCAAGCTATACTCTATCCAAAATGAGACTGGACCTTGGCGGCCGAGTTGTGCGCATGGTCGTGGCTTATTTCTGCGGCTCTGCCTGACACATGATCTATGGTGGGGGAGGTGCCTAACCGTTGCAAacgaaaactggtcgccgcTGAGGTCCGGTCTCATtctgaacagagtatagtatGGCCACGTTTACATTACAATGTACTGGATCATAATCATGTGGTAAACTGGCCAATCACTGGCCTGAAAGATGTACACTTCATAAGTTTACCTTAGTCTATTTCAAGTTAGTAGGTTTCTCTCATGGTTGTTGGACACCAAATGACAGTCACATATTCAAGTCGGGAGTACACAAAAGAGAACTTTTAGGGAACTAGACACCTTGGAATCCATAGAGATTCTAAGCAAAAACCTTAGCATTTTCTTGGCTTTACAAGAAACTTTATCTAAGTGAGCATTACATTTAAGACAGCAATCAAACGTTATACCCAAATCATAAATGGGCTTACTAGAAAATGTCATGAAAATTGCATTTGAGGATGGATAAATCTATCCAATGGGTTTCAGCTCAATTGACCAAGGAGTTAGGGTCCTGAACAAGAATACAATCCCAAAGGGTACTAATACAAAGAAACAACTTTATCTcatcataaaacataaataattggcaatgattagaatattttggacACCATTAAaccatttacaaataattagaaGACAGGAGAAAATTCCCACCTAGGGCACCTGTGCTttggcatattatattgtaaatactcatttaaaaaaaaaatgtaacggtttaaaataaaaatgtaacggatttttaactaagttaagtaGTGACTTTTAACTTACATcttctataaaataacaaagttaaaagagttaaaaattaacgaattaacTTTCCCTCTAACCAGTTTTGcccataaataattattctaatattcataaatttacacatttatttaccaaatctataaagtaaaaactataactatacacaAAACTTTAAGTGTTCTCCTAAAAGTCTcgtaaaaaaatcaaaccttttagtaaattaatacatttttttaatttaaaatagacatattaaattttatagataaatatacacaataatctatagaaatgtaaatttacagtgataaaagtaataataaaaatagtacacaaaattataaacgaCATTATTGTACAAAACTTAATActcaagtaaataaaaatacacgtatataaacatttacaaacaatatttaaaaaaaatagatatggATAACTCTAAATTATTACCACTAACTTGTTGATTTAATCAAAAAAGTACTGAACACAATATATATGACATTTAACTAACAGTTGTCCAtcagtttatttttagtttatgtttttaacgTACATATTCTGttagttgtattatttaatacaagtaAATTCACATATGAGACACgactaaatatgttaaaaataattaatactacatTGGTcattcaaatgaaaaatttaaaaaataggaaaatattcaacaatacaAAAGTAAAGTCTAAATAGTAAACAGTGaacgttttaataaaatgtaattactataaaaaatacattaatattttgataagatGAGTAAGTTTTATCTTGTTGACATaactttatacaaaaaaatctaatataaacaataacagtgatttcaaactaaaaaaaacgaaatatacTAAGTAGTAAGAGCACTTTTAATTTTACTAGTTTGGGCAAACAaattattcacaattattattaagttacatGGTCAAAACTCAACAGATACCAAAATTAATCTACCAAAAGAGTAGTTTTAAATCAATCACAAATTGGAAAACTGTTTAGTTTCGAGCACACagacttaaattattatcttaataaatatAGCAGGAATTGTAAAAACCACATACAATACAATTTcagtaagtataaaatttaaatagttgatatattttcttaaaataggtattctagactttataaatttaaaaaaaaatattgaatacatttactGTGGAAATGGCTCATGAGTTATGTATCATTGTTGTACAGTCaatatgaacaaatataatatctaatcgCATTTTGTTATGATTgatgtgtttatttttgaaccttCACAGGAAATCAAGAATTTaagatcagtttttttttttttagtattatatactatgtaatattCAAGTATTTGATGTGAAACAAGGAATTAAATATATCGGTTTATAACTAAGATGTTTTTAACTATTGACAATTCATGTTAAAAGAATCACctagtaattagtaaattacaTAACAGAAgccatataatatgattacatttGAAATCTAAGATGTTCATGGTATTCTGATTTTAATATTCGCTCATAATAATGTATGTGTTTAGAAAAGGTGATATAATATCTTAAGGACGCTAGATgtacttattactattagtTGTTAGGCATTTAGTTAGTCACCCTTCAATGCGGTCATAATTTGAGTATAATAAGTAGCAATAGTTATAATctacattaatagtaataacgATGATAAATGATTacaaagtaataactaataagttcaCTATCCAATTGTAATACGCTGCTATTACTTTAGttcttctatattatacattttatgataacatatataatttaatacacaatcaacacaaaaataatagtaaaatacaatatgataaGTACTTCACgagtagtaatataaaatatttggaatttttttcagtatttataattagaTTTGAAAAATACAGTTCGACCTTAGAAAAAActcaaaacatttcaaaaataaagacAGTATGCACTGGATTGACATGggtcaattgaaaaatataaatgcattccTAAGATGTTctctgaattttttttcaatcaaacGATGTCAAATCAGTGTAACACTGGTCTTAGGTTACTTATTCAAGGTTTTAAACTAATGaaattgtactaaaaaaaaaaaaagtaaataaaaatatacaatttatcacTAATAAGCAGGGTTATCTACACCGTATAGTTAACCGTGCTAATAAGTAATTTACTTAGGCCCGTtattacaatgtccggttaaagcTAACCcgacactttaccggacattgtaagaatggccctaatatgtataaaataattcttttacaatttgttgactaaaacattttatttttatataattactaataatactttattaaagtattatttataaaagaaaaatgtattgctTGGTCCCCCAgtttttgtataatactataatttaaattacttaattaatgcTCCAATAATTGTGTGGGTACTTAATattagttacaataatatatacaacttaaaaatacaaatagtgAAAGCATTTGATAttcaattaacattaatatttgcaTTCAAATTTACATTAACAAAACTTTTATTAACGCTTTAGAAATAATACAActattcaattaaatttgttggaccacatttacattaaaaataaagatgtataaaataatcttGATCAGCACACAAATTACAAAAGAGAACACAATtgaatgtgttttttaaattttt
Coding sequences within:
- the LOC132949846 gene encoding uncharacterized protein LOC132949846 isoform X2 — its product is MYKLKPVVPVPMLIENTCRMYKLKDLQQMSFSGVPMSNKSDEDISDETQLSDQEIQVLLEKQNEVLKILEQLELRLSKLDVKFPDAKDSIPISEKQQSTQCNVNKEHKSSSKPVINNDITNLIKNDTVVFADPEDPPYSLLALPILWPAVAWDISYHVHSSVLKDLEALGTIKAFKNVTCKDSNSIVKVFVIWQHIKPSPKVVRSPTDVSIGEVSLLRTFNQYLATQPLAVADQKKSDKVLDLINEIGYSSNDRTTELHNLIMDSNTKLDITNIVIWSLLYKKSEQPSKIEKWLSHFTKIIVV
- the LOC132949846 gene encoding uncharacterized protein LOC132949846 isoform X1, producing MYKLKPVVPVPMLIENTCRMYKLKDLQQMSFSGVPMSNKSDEQDISDETQLSDQEIQVLLEKQNEVLKILEQLELRLSKLDVKFPDAKDSIPISEKQQSTQCNVNKEHKSSSKPVINNDITNLIKNDTVVFADPEDPPYSLLALPILWPAVAWDISYHVHSSVLKDLEALGTIKAFKNVTCKDSNSIVKVFVIWQHIKPSPKVVRSPTDVSIGEVSLLRTFNQYLATQPLAVADQKKSDKVLDLINEIGYSSNDRTTELHNLIMDSNTKLDITNIVIWSLLYKKSEQPSKIEKWLSHFTKIIVV